From the genome of Ornithobacterium rhinotracheale, one region includes:
- a CDS encoding ABC transporter permease subunit, with amino-acid sequence MLSILKKELWSYFGNYATYAILFAFALVCALFLWFFDNDYNVFNSEVARLDSFFFIAPWILLFLVPAITMKQFSEEKQIGTLDWLMTQPISLKKIILGKFFSVAIVLLLMIALTLFSVITLAHFSLSGMDTGVVFTAYLGLYLLATLFAAVGLMASTFFSQQVTAYIVAVFCNFVLFYGFQGIASYNLLGGLDYTLQQWGASFHYDGFLKGLIDTRDLIYFLGLIPVFLHISYVSLLKNKK; translated from the coding sequence ATGCTAAGTATCTTAAAAAAAGAACTTTGGAGCTATTTTGGTAATTATGCTACCTATGCCATATTATTTGCCTTTGCGCTTGTATGTGCTTTGTTTTTATGGTTTTTTGACAACGATTATAATGTATTTAATTCCGAGGTGGCTAGATTAGATTCATTTTTCTTCATAGCGCCGTGGATTTTACTTTTTCTAGTACCCGCCATTACGATGAAGCAATTTTCAGAAGAAAAGCAAATCGGCACTTTAGATTGGCTGATGACTCAGCCCATTTCTTTGAAAAAAATCATTTTAGGTAAATTTTTTTCGGTGGCAATTGTTTTGCTTTTAATGATTGCTTTAACGCTTTTTTCGGTGATTACGCTAGCTCATTTTAGCCTAAGCGGAATGGATACGGGCGTGGTATTCACAGCATATTTAGGCCTATACCTTTTAGCTACATTATTTGCCGCAGTGGGGCTTATGGCGTCCACATTTTTCAGTCAGCAAGTTACGGCATACATTGTGGCTGTATTTTGTAATTTTGTTTTATTTTATGGTTTTCAAGGAATTGCGTCTTACAATTTGCTGGGAGGTTTAGACTATACACTACAACAATGGGGGGCAAGTTTTCACTACGACGGATTTTTGAAAGGATTGATAGATACCCGAGATTTAATCTATTTCTTGGGCTTAATTCCTGTGTTTTTGCATATTTCTTATGTTTCACTGCTAAAGAATAAAAAATGA
- a CDS encoding CopD family protein — protein MDYSIIKAIHIIFVVSYFAGIFYMVRLFIYHTEALQSNNTIEKEILHKQYCFMEERLWNIITVPALCIMTISGIYLLYAMDWAYLTQGWMHVKLLFVLILFAYHYWCWKMIKNLQKKKITLSSVQLRMMNEVATLILFAVVFAVVLKTFFIQYWYWALISFVAMGALIMLIVKLVNKNK, from the coding sequence ATGGATTATTCGATTATAAAGGCTATACACATCATTTTTGTGGTGAGTTATTTTGCAGGGATTTTCTACATGGTACGATTATTTATTTACCATACCGAGGCTTTGCAATCAAACAACACGATAGAGAAGGAAATTTTGCATAAACAATATTGTTTTATGGAAGAACGCTTGTGGAACATCATCACTGTTCCAGCATTGTGTATCATGACGATTTCGGGCATTTACCTGCTCTATGCAATGGACTGGGCATACCTCACGCAAGGCTGGATGCATGTAAAATTGCTTTTTGTGTTAATTCTTTTTGCCTATCACTACTGGTGCTGGAAAATGATTAAAAACCTGCAAAAAAAGAAAATTACACTTAGTTCCGTGCAACTTCGAATGATGAATGAGGTAGCCACTTTGATTCTATTTGCGGTGGTATTTGCGGTGGTATTAAAAACATTTTTTATTCAATATTGGTATTGGGCATTGATTTCGTTTGTGGCAATGGGGGCACTCATTATGCTCATTGTAAAATTAGTCAATAAAAACAAATAA
- a CDS encoding S-adenosyl-l-methionine hydroxide adenosyltransferase family protein, whose amino-acid sequence MPIITITTDFGLKDYSLAAVKGSILKELPDARLVDISHDIRPFDLKETAFIIKNAYPNFPAGTVHIIGVDALPDKNKKLLAARIDGQYFLAADNGILSLILAETKPDEMVEITIGKYDPFSNFPTRDIFVPVACHLVRGGTLNLVGKATEEFISLNSLVPMKRDEDTIIATVIYVDKFGNAVTNVTQRYFRDFVRGRNFEIKFYSNSIDEVHERYSDIKPDEEERNRMGTVFALFNCTGFLEISVYKSDPERQGAACTLFGLKEGEQIYISIKK is encoded by the coding sequence ATGCCAATTATAACAATTACGACAGATTTTGGATTAAAAGACTATTCACTTGCCGCAGTGAAGGGGAGTATTTTAAAAGAATTGCCCGATGCTCGCTTGGTGGATATCTCTCACGATATCAGACCTTTTGACTTAAAAGAAACGGCTTTTATCATTAAAAATGCTTATCCCAATTTCCCCGCAGGCACGGTGCACATCATCGGGGTAGATGCCCTGCCAGATAAAAATAAAAAACTTCTAGCGGCTCGTATTGATGGGCAATATTTTTTGGCTGCAGATAACGGAATTTTGTCGCTTATTTTGGCTGAAACCAAACCAGACGAAATGGTGGAAATCACGATTGGAAAATATGATCCGTTTAGTAATTTTCCCACGCGAGATATTTTTGTGCCAGTGGCATGCCATTTGGTTCGGGGCGGAACTTTAAATTTGGTCGGCAAAGCTACGGAAGAGTTTATAAGCCTCAACTCGCTAGTGCCTATGAAACGCGATGAGGACACGATTATCGCGACGGTGATTTATGTCGATAAGTTTGGAAATGCGGTGACTAATGTAACTCAACGATATTTTAGAGATTTTGTGCGAGGCAGGAATTTTGAAATTAAATTTTACTCCAATTCGATCGACGAAGTGCATGAACGATACAGCGATATAAAACCCGATGAGGAGGAACGCAACCGAATGGGGACTGTCTTTGCATTGTTCAATTGTACGGGATTTTTGGAAATTAGCGTGTACAAATCAGACCCCGAAAGGCAAGGAGCAGCATGCACGCTTTTTGGCTTAAAGGAAGGAGAACAAATTTATATAAGTATCAAAAAATAA
- a CDS encoding PhoH family protein, translating to MNKISIELTEINVQDFYGIQNKNLEYVIAQFPKLKIVARGRKIAAVGPDDELVNFEQKINMILDHIHHFNRLNETDLEYLFEESPLAPKRIALDDTIIHGLNGTIIKALTPNQRKLVDAVYNKDMVFATGPAGTGKTYTSVALAVKALKNKQVKRIILTRPAVEAGESLGFLPGDLKEKLDPYLQPLYDALRDMIHFDKLASYIEKGVIEIAPLAFMRGRTLDNAFVILDEAQNTTHSQMKMFLTRMGKNAKFIITGDPGQIDLPRKQKSGLKEAMAILKNVPDIAFVQLDGKDVVRHKIVKQIIDAYQEYEK from the coding sequence TTGAATAAAATAAGTATAGAACTCACAGAAATTAATGTTCAGGATTTTTATGGCATTCAGAATAAGAATCTTGAATATGTGATAGCCCAATTCCCAAAACTGAAAATCGTGGCACGCGGCAGAAAAATCGCCGCAGTAGGTCCTGATGATGAGTTGGTGAATTTTGAACAAAAAATCAATATGATTTTAGATCACATTCATCATTTCAATCGCTTAAATGAAACGGATTTGGAATATCTTTTTGAAGAAAGTCCGCTTGCGCCTAAAAGAATTGCACTCGACGATACCATCATTCATGGGCTAAATGGCACCATTATTAAAGCCCTTACGCCCAATCAGCGAAAATTGGTAGATGCGGTGTACAACAAAGATATGGTTTTTGCCACCGGCCCCGCAGGAACGGGAAAGACCTACACAAGCGTGGCACTCGCTGTAAAAGCCTTGAAAAACAAACAGGTGAAACGAATTATCCTCACACGCCCCGCCGTGGAGGCTGGCGAAAGTCTAGGTTTTTTGCCTGGAGACTTGAAGGAGAAATTGGATCCGTATTTGCAGCCGCTTTACGATGCTTTACGTGATATGATTCATTTTGACAAACTTGCTAGCTACATCGAAAAAGGCGTGATAGAAATTGCTCCATTGGCTTTTATGCGTGGACGCACGCTCGACAATGCTTTTGTGATTTTGGACGAAGCACAGAATACTACGCATTCTCAAATGAAGATGTTTTTAACTCGTATGGGGAAAAATGCCAAATTCATCATTACGGGAGATCCCGGACAAATAGATTTACCTCGAAAACAAAAATCTGGATTAAAGGAAGCTATGGCTATCTTAAAAAATGTGCCTGATATTGCATTCGTTCAGTTAGATGGTAAAGATGTGGTGCGCCACAAGATTGTAAAACAAATCATTGATGCTTATCAAGAATACGAAAAATAG
- a CDS encoding Glu/Leu/Phe/Val dehydrogenase — MSNDNSTKKRTGMYENVMHEFNKAADKMQLDPGIRKILGTTQNEIVVHFPVRMDNGEIQVLTGYRVQHNNALGPYKGGLRYHPTVDIDAARALATWMTWKTALAGLPYGGGKGGIQIDPKKYSQAELERITRRFTYSLGDNIGPNYDIPAPDVNTNAQIMAWIADTYSSGRAPNQRSANIHVVTGKPVGFGGLAGRDRATGYGVVTNIKKWAEKENVDLRGKKFVVQGFGNVGYWTAHFMKKEGAILIAVQDHTGSIYNENGIDPEALLAHAKENHGGIKGFGGAEELENDKFFSTPCDILIPAALGNQITVDNADGIQTTLIAEGANGPTDSAAEEILLKKGITIIPDILCNGGGVIGSYFEWLQNKRAEIWKIEKVLEQLKDKVETAFDKVVDAKEKYDTDYRTAAYIVALERIAEVYRERGVFP, encoded by the coding sequence ATGAGTAACGATAATTCAACTAAGAAAAGAACTGGCATGTACGAAAATGTAATGCACGAGTTCAACAAGGCTGCAGACAAGATGCAACTGGATCCAGGAATAAGAAAAATTCTTGGAACTACACAAAACGAAATTGTAGTGCATTTCCCAGTAAGAATGGATAATGGAGAAATTCAAGTTTTGACAGGTTACCGCGTTCAGCATAACAACGCCTTGGGCCCCTATAAAGGAGGCTTGCGCTACCACCCCACAGTGGATATTGATGCCGCACGCGCACTAGCCACTTGGATGACTTGGAAAACAGCCCTCGCTGGGCTACCTTATGGCGGAGGCAAAGGTGGTATCCAGATCGATCCTAAAAAATATTCACAAGCAGAGCTTGAGAGAATCACTCGCCGTTTTACCTACTCATTAGGAGACAACATTGGGCCTAATTACGATATACCTGCGCCAGATGTAAATACAAATGCCCAAATCATGGCGTGGATTGCAGATACCTACTCATCTGGTAGAGCACCAAACCAGCGTTCAGCAAATATCCATGTAGTAACTGGAAAACCAGTAGGATTTGGAGGTTTGGCTGGTAGAGACCGTGCAACTGGTTATGGAGTTGTTACCAATATTAAAAAATGGGCAGAAAAAGAAAATGTAGATCTAAGAGGCAAAAAATTCGTAGTTCAAGGATTTGGTAATGTAGGATATTGGACAGCTCATTTCATGAAGAAAGAGGGAGCAATCCTTATTGCTGTACAAGACCACACAGGAAGTATCTATAACGAAAACGGAATTGACCCTGAAGCTCTTTTAGCCCATGCAAAAGAAAATCATGGAGGAATCAAAGGATTTGGCGGTGCAGAGGAATTAGAGAACGATAAATTCTTCTCTACTCCGTGTGATATCCTAATTCCAGCAGCTCTTGGAAACCAAATTACAGTGGATAATGCAGATGGAATCCAAACTACCTTGATTGCAGAAGGTGCAAATGGACCAACTGATTCTGCCGCAGAAGAAATCTTACTTAAAAAAGGAATCACCATTATCCCAGACATTTTGTGTAATGGTGGAGGGGTAATTGGCTCTTACTTTGAGTGGTTGCAAAACAAGCGTGCTGAGATTTGGAAAATCGAAAAAGTATTAGAACAATTGAAAGACAAAGTAGAAACTGCTTTTGATAAAGTGGTAGATGCCAAGGAAAAATATGACACCGATTACAGAACAGCGGCTTACATTGTAGCACTAGAAAGAATTGCAGAGGTGTACAGAGAGAGAGGTGTATTTCCTTAA
- a CDS encoding IS982 family transposase, which produces MSNLEASYNFILNKLIEISGTENFYFKPVKPKLSDIELISLIILAEFKSIDSEYQLFREIKGWAIESKIERSVYNRRKRKLFPFLEEIRCKMVKKFNDFENYFLVDSMPLEVCKLSRSSRSKICKENSFSMPNKGFCASQNLHFYGYKLHAICSIAGVFQSFDLSPASVHDIHYLKDIKLQISDCVLLGDRGYLSQTVQLDLFNEVKIQLETPKRKNQKDYKPQFYPFRKYRKRIETLFSQLCDQFMIRRNYAKSFEGFKTRILAKITSLTTIQYLNKFVFHSNINNLKINLIR; this is translated from the coding sequence ATGAGCAACCTAGAGGCAAGTTACAATTTTATTTTGAATAAACTAATAGAAATTTCAGGAACTGAAAATTTCTATTTTAAACCAGTGAAACCAAAATTATCTGATATAGAGCTGATAAGCTTAATTATTTTAGCAGAATTTAAATCTATCGATTCTGAGTACCAGCTTTTTAGAGAGATAAAAGGTTGGGCTATTGAATCTAAAATTGAAAGGAGTGTTTACAACAGAAGAAAACGAAAACTCTTCCCTTTTCTTGAAGAAATTAGGTGCAAAATGGTGAAAAAGTTCAATGATTTTGAAAACTATTTCTTGGTGGACAGCATGCCTTTAGAAGTGTGTAAATTATCCCGCTCTTCCAGAAGCAAAATCTGTAAAGAAAATAGCTTTTCAATGCCAAATAAAGGTTTTTGTGCTTCTCAAAATCTACACTTTTATGGTTACAAGCTACATGCGATCTGTTCTATTGCTGGTGTGTTCCAAAGTTTTGACTTATCTCCCGCCTCCGTTCACGACATTCATTATTTGAAAGACATAAAACTTCAAATTTCTGATTGCGTGTTACTTGGAGACAGGGGCTATCTTTCTCAAACGGTTCAGCTTGACTTGTTCAATGAGGTGAAAATCCAGTTAGAAACCCCTAAAAGAAAAAATCAAAAAGATTACAAACCTCAGTTCTATCCATTCAGAAAGTATAGAAAACGTATAGAAACTTTATTCTCGCAGTTGTGTGACCAATTTATGATACGGCGTAATTATGCCAAATCTTTTGAAGGATTCAAAACAAGAATATTGGCAAAAATTACCTCCTTGACTACTATTCAGTATCTCAATAAATTTGTCTTTCATAGTAACATTAACAATTTAAAAATTAACCTCATTCGATAA
- a CDS encoding universal stress protein, whose translation MKKLLVPIDLSEFSKEIIDEAIKLAKISDAEVILLNVASLDVGFIVGDVGFQYLPELEETALQEDAKTLNDFTNYVNAQGVKCHSLVKQGIPVDIILEQAKEQNIDCIVIGSKGHGSLYEALVGSVCHDVIKYSKIPVHVKPNNKKD comes from the coding sequence ATGAAAAAATTACTCGTTCCCATTGATTTGTCTGAGTTTAGTAAAGAAATTATAGACGAAGCCATTAAGCTAGCCAAGATAAGCGATGCAGAGGTTATATTACTAAATGTAGCAAGTTTAGATGTAGGCTTTATCGTTGGTGATGTAGGCTTTCAATATTTGCCAGAACTAGAAGAAACAGCCCTTCAGGAAGATGCCAAAACGCTCAATGATTTTACAAATTATGTAAATGCACAAGGCGTGAAGTGCCATTCTCTAGTAAAGCAAGGAATCCCAGTAGATATAATCCTAGAGCAGGCAAAAGAGCAAAACATAGATTGTATTGTAATTGGCTCAAAAGGTCACGGTTCGCTATACGAAGCCTTGGTGGGGAGCGTATGCCACGATGTGATTAAATACTCAAAAATCCCAGTGCATGTAAAACCAAACAACAAAAAAGATTAA
- a CDS encoding fumarylacetoacetate hydrolase family protein, with protein sequence MKIICVGRNYAAHAKELNSEIPQEPVLFMKPESAITQAKSYRIPRFTKNLHYETEIVLKINRFGHYIPQSEANSYFDNIALGIDFTARDIQSECIKKGLPWEKSKAFDDSAMVSKFIPKDKLGNINALNFSLERNGEVVQQGNTKDMIFGFDELIAHISQYFSLDAGDLIFTGTPVGVNHVSPEEKYQGFIEKELMLDFEIEK encoded by the coding sequence ATGAAAATTATATGTGTAGGGCGCAATTACGCAGCACACGCCAAGGAATTAAACAGCGAAATACCACAAGAGCCCGTATTGTTTATGAAGCCAGAATCGGCAATCACGCAGGCAAAATCCTATAGAATCCCAAGATTTACCAAAAACTTGCATTACGAAACAGAAATCGTTTTAAAAATCAATCGCTTTGGGCATTACATTCCACAGAGCGAGGCAAATTCATATTTTGATAACATTGCACTAGGCATTGATTTCACAGCGAGAGATATCCAGAGCGAATGCATTAAAAAAGGATTGCCTTGGGAAAAATCCAAAGCCTTTGATGATTCTGCCATGGTTTCAAAATTTATACCTAAAGACAAATTAGGCAACATCAATGCACTGAATTTTAGCTTAGAGCGAAATGGAGAAGTAGTGCAACAAGGCAATACAAAAGACATGATCTTTGGTTTTGATGAGCTAATTGCGCACATTTCACAATACTTTAGTTTAGATGCAGGCGATTTGATTTTCACAGGAACACCTGTAGGGGTAAACCATGTTTCTCCCGAAGAAAAATATCAAGGCTTTATTGAAAAAGAATTAATGCTAGATTTTGAAATTGAAAAATAA
- a CDS encoding CopD family protein produces the protein MFKLALILHVLGAAIWVGGHLVLLFGYVPKAVKNKDCSIIEGFESKYEPIGVPALIIQIITGIYMAFFYFDYKFMSFSNGLERAVNIKIILLLCIFALAIHARFFIIPKLNKNNLIPMIYHIVGVNIISVLMLIIGVLFRFGGI, from the coding sequence ATGTTTAAACTAGCATTGATACTACATGTCTTGGGAGCAGCTATTTGGGTAGGGGGACATTTAGTTTTACTATTTGGCTATGTGCCCAAGGCCGTGAAAAACAAAGATTGTAGCATTATCGAAGGATTTGAAAGCAAATACGAGCCCATAGGCGTTCCTGCATTAATCATTCAGATCATCACGGGGATTTACATGGCATTTTTCTATTTTGATTACAAATTTATGTCGTTCAGCAATGGGCTGGAGCGAGCAGTAAATATCAAAATCATATTATTGCTGTGTATTTTTGCATTAGCCATTCACGCACGGTTTTTTATCATTCCCAAACTCAATAAAAACAATTTGATACCCATGATTTATCACATAGTTGGAGTAAATATCATCAGTGTTTTAATGCTAATTATCGGGGTTTTATTTAGATTTGGAGGAATTTAG
- a CDS encoding transketolase family protein gives MKYTYTEKKDTRSGFGAGLAELGRTNPNVVALCADLIGSLKMDEFIKENPDRFFQVGIAEANMIGIATGLAISGKIPFTGTFAAFSTGRVYDQIRQSVAYSNKNVKIAASHAGLTLGEDGATHQILEDIGMMKMLPGMTVICPCDYNQTKAATIAVAEYDGPVYLRFGRPSWPVFTPADQKFEIGKGQLMIEGSDVTIVATGHLVWEAIVAQDLLEKEGISAEVINIHTIKPLDEEIILKSVAKTGCVVTAEEHNVLGGLGESVSRVLSLKNPVQQEYVAVMDSFGESATPMELMKKYKIDSTAIVEKVKKVLERK, from the coding sequence ATGAAATACACATACACCGAGAAAAAAGATACTCGTTCAGGATTTGGAGCGGGCTTAGCCGAATTAGGAAGAACAAATCCCAATGTTGTAGCACTTTGTGCCGATTTGATAGGTTCCTTAAAAATGGACGAATTTATCAAAGAAAATCCCGATAGATTCTTCCAAGTAGGTATTGCCGAGGCTAATATGATAGGTATCGCAACAGGATTGGCAATCAGTGGTAAAATCCCATTTACAGGAACATTTGCCGCATTCTCTACGGGGCGTGTTTATGACCAAATTCGTCAATCAGTAGCCTATTCAAACAAAAATGTAAAAATCGCCGCCTCTCATGCAGGGCTCACACTTGGGGAAGATGGAGCTACGCATCAAATCCTCGAAGACATAGGCATGATGAAAATGTTGCCAGGCATGACGGTGATTTGCCCATGTGATTATAACCAAACCAAGGCTGCCACAATCGCCGTAGCAGAATACGACGGACCTGTGTATTTAAGATTCGGGCGTCCTAGTTGGCCAGTATTCACCCCAGCAGATCAAAAATTTGAAATAGGCAAAGGGCAATTAATGATTGAAGGTAGCGATGTTACCATCGTTGCGACTGGGCATTTAGTGTGGGAGGCAATCGTAGCACAAGATTTATTGGAAAAAGAAGGCATTTCTGCCGAAGTTATCAACATCCATACAATCAAGCCACTTGACGAGGAAATCATCTTAAAATCTGTGGCAAAAACAGGTTGTGTCGTAACGGCAGAAGAGCACAATGTGCTTGGCGGTTTGGGCGAAAGCGTTTCCAGAGTATTGTCATTAAAAAATCCAGTGCAACAAGAATATGTAGCCGTGATGGACAGCTTTGGAGAAAGTGCAACCCCAATGGAATTGATGAAAAAATACAAAATCGACAGCACTGCCATTGTAGAAAAAGTGAAAAAAGTTTTAGAAAGAAAATAG
- the uraH gene encoding hydroxyisourate hydrolase has protein sequence MKKIIILFALMFASLGFAQQAKYQLSSHILDITQGKPAPGVKIQLSKRASDGTWKVVDEKTTDQNGRIKDFLKEGTNVDNRGIYKLTYFTLPYFQSLGQDTFYPFIEVVFEIKDKNHYHVPITLSPYGYSTYRGN, from the coding sequence ATGAAAAAAATAATCATTCTATTTGCTTTAATGTTTGCAAGTTTAGGATTTGCTCAACAGGCAAAATATCAGCTATCTAGTCACATATTAGACATTACTCAAGGAAAACCAGCCCCAGGAGTAAAGATTCAACTCTCAAAGAGAGCCTCAGACGGCACTTGGAAAGTTGTAGATGAGAAAACCACCGACCAAAACGGAAGAATTAAAGACTTTTTAAAAGAAGGCACGAATGTAGACAATAGAGGAATTTATAAATTAACCTATTTCACATTACCTTATTTTCAGTCACTAGGTCAAGACACCTTTTATCCCTTTATAGAAGTAGTTTTCGAGATAAAAGATAAAAATCATTACCATGTACCGATTACCCTCTCGCCATACGGCTATTCAACTTATAGAGGGAATTAA
- a CDS encoding type 1 glutamine amidotransferase domain-containing protein: protein MNILLIATSVDKYPKSQIPTGLWLSELTHFYEVAEQANCNISIASPKGGEIPIDPESLKPMMMDKLTRNYWKNPDFRKKLNQAQSLQEVANQSFEIVYLAGGHGAVFDFLENRLLEDIIVKHWEENKKVAEICHGVGGLLNVKLANGTFLIKGKKLTGFNWFEELIARRRKLVPFNLEEALKKRGTLYEKALIPMTSKVVVDGNLITGQNPFSSKEMANVLKNELKFNL from the coding sequence ATGAATATTCTATTAATAGCTACTAGTGTTGATAAATATCCGAAAAGCCAAATACCTACAGGCTTATGGCTAAGTGAGCTTACTCATTTTTATGAGGTGGCAGAGCAGGCTAATTGCAATATTAGCATAGCCAGTCCGAAAGGTGGAGAAATACCCATAGACCCAGAGAGTTTAAAACCTATGATGATGGATAAACTCACGAGAAATTATTGGAAAAATCCAGATTTTAGAAAAAAATTAAACCAAGCCCAAAGCCTTCAAGAAGTGGCAAATCAATCTTTTGAGATTGTATACCTTGCCGGAGGTCACGGTGCTGTCTTTGATTTTTTAGAAAACCGCTTGCTAGAGGATATAATTGTGAAACATTGGGAGGAAAATAAGAAAGTTGCGGAAATTTGCCATGGCGTGGGAGGCTTGCTAAATGTAAAGCTAGCCAATGGCACATTTCTTATCAAGGGGAAAAAACTAACTGGCTTTAATTGGTTTGAAGAATTAATAGCGAGGAGAAGAAAACTGGTTCCCTTTAATTTGGAGGAAGCACTTAAAAAAAGAGGTACTTTATACGAAAAAGCTCTTATTCCTATGACCTCTAAAGTAGTAGTAGACGGGAATTTAATTACAGGGCAAAACCCTTTTAGCTCTAAGGAAATGGCTAATGTATTGAAGAATGAGTTAAAGTTTAATTTGTAA
- a CDS encoding transketolase, protein MADIQHLESLTTQVRRDILRMVHAVNSGHPGGSLGCAEFLVCLYGEVMDYSTDFKMEGKNEDVFFLSNGHISPVFYSVLARNGFFPVSELATFRKLGTRLQGHPTTHEGLPGVRVASGSLGQGLSVAIGMALGKKLDGDSHLVYTLHGDGELQEGQIWEALMYAGAKGVDNIISTIDYNGRQIDGDTKDVLSLGNLKAKLQAFEWDVVEVEKGNDIPAILEGLKEAKSKTGKGKPVAILLHTEMGNGVDFMMGTHAWHGKAPNDEELEKALSQNPETLGDY, encoded by the coding sequence ATGGCAGATATTCAACATTTAGAAAGTCTTACTACACAAGTACGCAGAGATATTTTACGCATGGTGCACGCAGTGAATAGCGGACACCCAGGAGGCTCTTTGGGCTGTGCAGAATTCTTGGTTTGCCTATATGGCGAGGTGATGGATTATAGCACAGATTTCAAAATGGAAGGAAAAAACGAAGATGTTTTCTTCTTGTCTAATGGGCACATTTCACCTGTATTCTACAGCGTTTTAGCCAGAAACGGATTTTTTCCTGTTTCTGAATTGGCAACTTTTAGAAAATTAGGCACTCGCCTGCAGGGGCACCCTACCACGCACGAGGGATTGCCTGGTGTGCGTGTAGCATCTGGTTCGCTTGGTCAAGGACTTTCTGTAGCCATTGGGATGGCTTTGGGCAAAAAATTGGACGGAGACAGCCATTTAGTTTATACACTACACGGCGACGGCGAATTGCAAGAAGGGCAAATCTGGGAGGCGCTCATGTATGCAGGAGCCAAGGGGGTAGATAATATCATCTCTACCATAGATTACAACGGAAGACAAATCGATGGCGATACCAAAGATGTCTTAAGCCTAGGAAATTTAAAAGCTAAGTTACAAGCTTTCGAGTGGGATGTAGTAGAGGTAGAAAAAGGAAATGATATTCCTGCTATTTTAGAAGGGTTGAAAGAAGCGAAATCAAAAACAGGCAAAGGAAAACCAGTTGCAATTTTGCTCCATACCGAAATGGGAAATGGTGTAGATTTTATGATGGGCACTCACGCTTGGCACGGAAAAGCACCAAACGATGAAGAACTTGAAAAAGCCTTATCGCAAAATCCTGAAACGCTTGGGGATTATTAA